The following proteins are co-located in the Streptomyces sp. NBC_01198 genome:
- a CDS encoding DUF3492 domain-containing protein: MRIGLLTEGGYPYARGEGGAWCDRLVRGLAHHDFDVYALSRSPRTEAAGTVEIPPHVRRVRHERMWGEPAPEAPRGGGRSAARARRAAFRSGFRDLAAALAGGAGMGQVERADRFAAGLYALADLAVESPGALPPLLRGDDALAELEAACRARGVRPVLGDIVVTELLTVADLLERQLRPLSAPWYGPDELGSADVCHAVSGGPAALPGLLGKRFCGTPLIVTEYTVRAREALLAHRAAGLPPAVRALLGDHYRLLAGESYRQAALITPGSTHVRRWQERCGAPRERMRTIHPGIDAGRFARAGAAAEAAAQAGEQAAHADPTVAWVGRADPAKDLIALLHAFHAVRREEPHARLRIFHLRAADERATGYLEHCRTLAAQLFPDEAADANAVGENPVSFEEIGSPGAPESADAYAAGDVVVLSSSAEGFPLSLVEAMFCGRPTVSTDVGAVREVIGGTGLVVPPRNPRALADATLDLLRGPERAARLGAAARERALALFTVTTCVDAFRESYLDVVAHHPVRRLPLLDAQGAPRPFTTPAESLSPSRLAPTPSHPSWTPVPATRP; this comes from the coding sequence GTGCGGATTGGATTACTTACCGAGGGTGGCTATCCGTACGCAAGAGGTGAGGGCGGCGCATGGTGCGACCGCCTCGTCAGAGGCCTGGCACACCACGACTTCGACGTCTACGCGCTGAGCCGGTCACCGCGCACCGAGGCCGCGGGCACGGTCGAGATCCCGCCGCACGTCCGCCGCGTGCGGCACGAGCGGATGTGGGGCGAGCCCGCCCCCGAGGCCCCCCGCGGCGGCGGCCGCTCCGCGGCCAGGGCCAGGCGCGCCGCCTTCCGCAGCGGCTTCCGCGACCTCGCCGCCGCGCTGGCCGGCGGCGCCGGGATGGGGCAGGTCGAGCGGGCGGACCGTTTCGCCGCCGGCCTGTACGCCCTCGCGGACCTGGCCGTGGAGTCCCCCGGCGCCCTGCCCCCGCTGCTGCGCGGCGACGACGCCCTGGCGGAGCTGGAGGCGGCCTGCCGGGCCCGGGGCGTACGTCCGGTGCTCGGCGACATCGTCGTGACCGAACTGCTCACCGTCGCCGACCTGCTCGAGCGCCAGCTGCGCCCGCTGTCGGCTCCCTGGTACGGCCCGGACGAGCTGGGCTCGGCCGACGTCTGCCACGCGGTGTCCGGCGGACCGGCCGCCCTCCCGGGGCTGTTGGGCAAACGGTTCTGCGGCACGCCGCTGATCGTCACCGAGTACACCGTCCGCGCCCGGGAGGCACTGCTCGCCCACCGGGCCGCCGGCCTGCCGCCCGCCGTACGCGCCCTGCTCGGCGACCACTACCGGCTGCTTGCGGGGGAGAGCTACCGGCAGGCCGCGCTGATCACCCCGGGGTCGACGCACGTGCGCCGCTGGCAGGAGCGGTGCGGTGCGCCCAGGGAGCGGATGCGGACCATCCACCCGGGCATCGACGCGGGGCGGTTCGCGCGGGCCGGCGCGGCCGCCGAGGCCGCGGCGCAGGCCGGCGAGCAGGCCGCGCACGCCGACCCGACGGTGGCGTGGGTCGGCCGCGCCGACCCGGCCAAGGACCTCATCGCGCTGCTGCACGCCTTCCACGCCGTACGCCGGGAGGAACCGCACGCCCGGCTGCGGATCTTCCACCTGCGGGCTGCGGACGAGCGCGCGACCGGCTATCTGGAGCACTGCCGCACGCTCGCCGCCCAGCTCTTCCCCGACGAGGCGGCCGACGCGAACGCCGTCGGTGAGAATCCGGTGAGCTTCGAGGAGATCGGCTCGCCCGGCGCCCCGGAGTCCGCGGACGCCTACGCGGCGGGCGATGTCGTGGTGCTGTCCAGCAGCGCGGAGGGCTTCCCGCTGAGCCTGGTCGAGGCGATGTTCTGCGGGCGGCCGACGGTGTCCACGGACGTCGGGGCGGTGCGCGAGGTCATCGGCGGTACGGGCCTGGTGGTCCCGCCGCGCAACCCGAGGGCGCTGGCGGACGCGACGCTCGACCTGCTGCGCGGCCCGGAGCGTGCGGCCCGCCTCGGCGCCGCGGCCAGGGAGCGGGCGCTGGCCCTCTTCACCGTCACCACCTGCGTTGACGCCTTCCGCGAGAGCTACCTCGACGTGGTCGCCCACCACCCGGTGCGCCGTCTGCCGCTGCTCGACGCGCAGGGCGCTCCGCGCCCGTTCACCACGCCCGCGGAATCCCTCTCCCCCTCCCGCCTGGCCCCCACCCCGTCCCACCCGTCCTGGACGCCCGTCCCGGCCACCCGCCCCTGA
- a CDS encoding DUF3152 domain-containing protein — protein sequence MGKHSARDGQDGRDNRVPQTGGTFAPPGSALGTPGSGRRRRGSGGPYTEPFDPFGDSGAFAAVRPQDHSARPPTHPEHREHGAWGTPGAWGGGGTGSRGLPFDPVEDWAEGWAAHDTATAAAAGDLRVPRHPVDTPGRTVPRPRQEFLDAFEPLPAPARPAPPAETPPPAAPPEPESAPGGRRRPGKATWTISGVAAAAVVTAVAVAAYGQFTRTGGDTPAPDPTAGTPTRSTGAGAPGSGPAATTGATPAVAPVGYDQLMDRQYPLDPALELSGAFETVPGHQAAPGKGKVMTFRVDVEKGLPLDPGLFSDTVFKTLNDSRSWGHGGTMTFERVSTGQADIVVTLASPGTTAKWCARSGLDTTVDNVSCDAASTPRTMINAYRWAQGAQTYGPHLMHAYRQMLINHEVGHRLGHGHVGCPRNGAPAPVMMQQTKFLSLNGGPTCRPNAWPFP from the coding sequence GTGGGCAAGCACAGCGCGCGGGACGGCCAGGACGGTCGTGACAACCGCGTACCGCAGACCGGCGGCACCTTCGCGCCGCCCGGCAGCGCCCTGGGCACCCCCGGCAGCGGGCGCCGCAGGCGCGGCTCAGGCGGCCCCTACACCGAGCCGTTCGACCCCTTCGGCGACAGCGGCGCCTTCGCGGCCGTACGCCCCCAGGACCACTCAGCCCGCCCGCCCACGCACCCCGAGCACCGCGAGCACGGGGCGTGGGGCACGCCCGGCGCCTGGGGCGGCGGCGGCACCGGCAGCCGGGGCCTGCCCTTCGACCCCGTCGAGGACTGGGCCGAGGGCTGGGCCGCGCACGACACCGCCACCGCGGCGGCCGCCGGGGACCTGCGGGTGCCGCGGCACCCGGTGGACACGCCGGGCCGCACGGTGCCGCGGCCGCGGCAGGAGTTCCTCGACGCCTTCGAGCCGCTGCCCGCCCCCGCCCGCCCCGCCCCGCCCGCGGAGACCCCGCCGCCCGCCGCCCCGCCCGAGCCCGAATCCGCCCCCGGCGGGCGCCGCAGACCCGGCAAGGCCACCTGGACGATCAGCGGCGTCGCCGCGGCCGCGGTCGTCACCGCGGTCGCTGTCGCCGCCTACGGCCAGTTCACCCGCACCGGCGGGGACACCCCCGCCCCCGACCCCACCGCCGGTACGCCGACCCGCTCCACCGGCGCGGGCGCGCCGGGCTCAGGCCCGGCCGCGACGACCGGCGCGACCCCGGCCGTCGCCCCCGTCGGCTACGACCAGCTGATGGACCGGCAGTATCCGCTGGACCCCGCGCTCGAGCTCTCCGGTGCCTTCGAGACCGTCCCCGGCCACCAGGCCGCGCCCGGCAAGGGCAAGGTGATGACCTTCCGGGTCGACGTCGAGAAGGGCCTCCCGCTGGACCCCGGGCTCTTCAGCGACACGGTCTTCAAGACCCTCAACGACAGCCGCAGCTGGGGCCACGGCGGCACGATGACCTTCGAGCGCGTCTCGACCGGCCAGGCGGACATCGTCGTGACCCTCGCCAGCCCCGGCACGACCGCGAAGTGGTGCGCCAGGTCCGGGCTCGACACGACGGTCGACAACGTTTCCTGCGACGCGGCGTCGACGCCGCGCACCATGATCAACGCCTACCGCTGGGCACAGGGCGCGCAGACGTACGGCCCGCACCTGATGCACGCGTATCGCCAGATGCTGATCAACCACGAGGTCGGTCACCGGCTGGGCCACGGGCACGTGGGCTGCCCCCGGAACGGTGCCCCGGCCCCGGTGATGATGCAGCAGACCAAGTTCCTCTCCCTGAACGGCGGCCCCACCTGCCGCCCGAACGCCTGGCCCTTCCCCTAA
- a CDS encoding alpha/beta fold hydrolase, with amino-acid sequence MASTDYSQAAAPPAAVPPAGPVLADGETSRFVRLPGLGLLVRSRTGSAEREAAGELEPAMFVHGLGGSSQNWSALMASLADSVEGHALDLPGFGHSPPPDDGNYSVAAHARAVVRLLDAEGRGPVHLFGNSLGGAVTVKVAAARPDLVRTLTLVSPALPELPPQRTAVPTALASVPGMPALYERATRGWPPERRTQALLSLCYGDPAVVGDPERAAAAAEYQRRIDLPYFWDVMVRSTRGIVNAYTLGGQHSLWRQAERVLAPTLLIYGGRDQLVSVRMARKASRAFRDSRLLTIPGGGHVAMMEHPFLVDRAFRDLRGEIAARARAAGGTVTATTGMSTAASGS; translated from the coding sequence ATGGCCTCGACGGACTACTCGCAAGCCGCCGCTCCGCCGGCCGCCGTGCCCCCGGCCGGGCCGGTCCTCGCCGACGGGGAGACGTCACGGTTCGTGCGGCTCCCCGGGCTCGGCCTGCTGGTCCGCTCCCGCACCGGCAGCGCGGAGCGGGAGGCGGCCGGTGAGCTCGAACCCGCGATGTTCGTGCACGGACTCGGCGGCTCGTCGCAGAACTGGTCGGCGCTGATGGCCTCGCTGGCCGACAGCGTCGAAGGACATGCTCTCGACCTGCCGGGTTTCGGCCATTCCCCGCCGCCCGACGACGGCAACTACTCGGTCGCCGCGCACGCGCGCGCGGTGGTCAGGCTGCTGGACGCCGAGGGGCGCGGCCCGGTCCACCTGTTCGGCAACTCGCTGGGCGGCGCCGTCACCGTCAAGGTGGCCGCGGCCCGGCCCGACCTGGTCCGCACCCTCACCCTGGTCTCGCCGGCCCTGCCCGAGTTGCCGCCGCAGCGCACCGCCGTCCCCACCGCGCTCGCCTCCGTGCCCGGCATGCCCGCGCTGTACGAACGGGCCACCCGCGGCTGGCCGCCGGAGCGCCGCACCCAGGCGCTGCTGTCGCTCTGCTACGGCGACCCGGCCGTCGTCGGCGACCCCGAGCGTGCCGCCGCCGCGGCCGAGTACCAGCGGCGTATCGACCTGCCGTACTTCTGGGACGTCATGGTCCGCTCCACCCGCGGCATCGTGAACGCCTACACCCTCGGCGGCCAGCACTCCCTGTGGCGGCAGGCGGAACGGGTGCTCGCACCGACCCTGCTGATCTACGGCGGACGCGACCAACTCGTGTCCGTACGCATGGCCCGCAAGGCGTCCCGGGCCTTCCGCGACTCGCGGCTGCTGACCATCCCCGGCGGCGGCCACGTGGCGATGATGGAACACCCGTTCCTGGTCGACCGGGCCTTCCGCGATCTGCGCGGCGAAATCGCCGCCCGCGCACGTGCCGCCGGGGGTACCGTCACCGCAACGACGGGCATGAGCACTGCGGCGAGCGGGAGCTGA